TTTTCATCAAGGAAGCTTAATAAATGCTTCGGAGTTGTATCAAATTTGGACTTGGTTTCTGCTTATTTTTGAGTTTATGGGGATGTAGCTCTTTCTACTATTTCCCGTCAAAAAGAGTCCTAGTGTACCGCGATAAGATGCCCCTTCAGCCTGAAGAAGTATATTTTAAATCGGCAGACGGAACTCGACTTCATGGTTGGTACTTCCCGCCCCTCGATAAAAAAGAACCCACCGCAGTCATAGTTCACTTCCACGGTAATGCCGAAAATTTAACGACCCATTTCTTTTCACTTTACGAAGCACCCTCGCGCGGGTTTGCATATCTTACGTTTGATTATCGAGGCTATGGAGAATCTGAGGGAAGTCCCAATCCCAAAGGAGTTGTTCAAGATGGAGTTGCCGCGATTCGATGGATGCACTCGAAACATCCTAAAAAGCCTCTTGTCGTTTTTGCGCAAAGCCTTGGTGGAGCTATTGCTTTTCGGTCTGTCGCTCAAATTAAAAACGAAGTTCCCATTTCCCTTATGCTGGCGGATTCTACGTTTGCCGATTACCGCCAGCAGGCACGTTCGCTGTTCTCTAACTCTGTGCTCACCTATTTGTTTCAGCCCCTGGCTTGGCTTCTTGCTGATAACTCGGAATCTCCTAAAGAGGATATCGCGCGTATATCCCCGACACCATTAATCGTCGTTCATGGCGAGAATGACCGCGTTGTGGACCCCTCTATGGGTAAAGAGGTATTCCGACTTGCCCAAGAGCCCAAAGAGTTTTGGAGTATCCCGAACTGCCAACACTTACAGTTTATGTTCATTGAAGAAGGGGAACAGGGCGAGCGCTTCTACGTGAAAGTCGCAGAACGCGTTAGCCAGCTCAAAAAGAAATAGCTCAATTCCATTTTAGCAAAGACCCATGCGCTCCCCCACTAATTCCTCAAGAATAAACCGCGACAGCTGACAGGATCTGATGGCCGGCCAGAGATCTATCTACGTTGCAGAACTAGATTATTAAGTATTAAGCACTAACAGATCATCGATCGGTCCGAGTTGGTGAACTTTGTTTTAAAATAGAGAATCGAAAATCGATGAACCTTCTTCGAAGGTTGGTAGGGGTACTCGTCGTGCCCGCTGCTGAAACGCCCCGGGGGCGCGTTTGAGTGCGGAGCATATGCACCGAGCCGGTAGCGAAGCGTAGGCGACAGTGCATGGCCGCAAAGCGGTCTGTACGAGTTGGTGAAATTTGTTTTGAAAATGGAGAATTGAGAATCGATGAACCTTCTTCGAAGGTTGGTAGGGGTACTCGGACTTGAACCAAGGATCCTCCGGTTATGAGCCGGATGCTTTAACCAACTAAGCTATACCCCCGTAGGTAGAATGCAAAAAGCCGATCCTTACGAACGGCTTTTTTTTGCACTATCACGAATTATCGATGAACGTTTTTAGTTTCGCAGAACGCGAAGGATGACGGAGCTTGCGAAGCGCTTTGGCTTCGATCTGACGAATCCTTTCGCGAGTCACGTTAAAGTCTTGGCCGACCTCTTCTAACGTATGATCGCTCTCTTCTCCGATACCAAAACGCATGCGAAGAACTTTTTCTTCACGAGCGGTGAGAGTCGAGAGAACCTTACGGGTTTGCTCTGCCAAGTTCAGGTTCACAATCGCTTCTGC
This window of the Bdellovibrionales bacterium genome carries:
- a CDS encoding alpha/beta hydrolase, which gives rise to MYRDKMPLQPEEVYFKSADGTRLHGWYFPPLDKKEPTAVIVHFHGNAENLTTHFFSLYEAPSRGFAYLTFDYRGYGESEGSPNPKGVVQDGVAAIRWMHSKHPKKPLVVFAQSLGGAIAFRSVAQIKNEVPISLMLADSTFADYRQQARSLFSNSVLTYLFQPLAWLLADNSESPKEDIARISPTPLIVVHGENDRVVDPSMGKEVFRLAQEPKEFWSIPNCQHLQFMFIEEGEQGERFYVKVAERVSQLKKK